A stretch of the Acetonema longum DSM 6540 genome encodes the following:
- a CDS encoding corrinoid protein, with protein MDIISQLADSVQNGKIKLVKEQVEQALAQAISPAVILNDGMIAAMTVVGTKFKNNEIYVPEMLIAARAMGEGLKVLEPVLIASGVKPVGKAVIGTVKGDLHDIGKNLVRMMMQGAGIEMHDIGIDTPAADFLAKAQEVQADFVCLSALLTTTMAEMEAVIKEFQQAGVRKDFVFMIGGAPVTEDFAQKIGADFYAPDAVHAADVARDVLHKKYA; from the coding sequence ATGGATATCATCAGTCAGCTGGCGGATAGTGTACAGAATGGGAAAATTAAACTGGTGAAAGAACAGGTAGAGCAGGCTCTTGCCCAGGCAATCAGCCCGGCTGTGATATTGAATGACGGCATGATTGCCGCCATGACGGTAGTCGGGACAAAATTCAAAAACAATGAAATTTATGTGCCGGAAATGCTGATCGCTGCCAGAGCAATGGGGGAAGGATTAAAGGTGCTGGAGCCGGTTTTGATTGCCAGCGGGGTAAAGCCCGTCGGCAAAGCCGTGATCGGCACGGTCAAAGGGGATTTGCACGATATCGGGAAAAATCTGGTGAGAATGATGATGCAAGGCGCAGGGATCGAAATGCATGATATTGGCATCGATACGCCTGCGGCGGACTTCCTTGCCAAAGCGCAGGAAGTCCAAGCCGATTTTGTATGCCTTTCGGCCTTGTTAACCACTACTATGGCCGAAATGGAGGCAGTGATAAAAGAATTTCAGCAAGCAGGTGTACGGAAGGATTTTGTTTTCATGATCGGCGGGGCGCCTGTTACCGAAGATTTTGCCCAGAAAATCGGGGCTGATTTTTATGCGCCGGATGCTGTTCATGCGGCTGACGTTGCCCGCGATGTACTGCATAAAAAATACGCCTGA
- a CDS encoding methyltetrahydrofolate cobalamin methyltransferase has protein sequence MIIVGELINTSRKAVSEAVDNRDARYIQQVAGEQAAAGANYIDVNCGNKVSNEVEIMEWLVNTIQAAVEVPLCIDSPNPAALDIGLKLAKYGTPMINSITDEAERFNAVIPLVQKYEAKIVALCMGDGRMPETAAERMLVVQSLYDKLTSAGVRDEDIYFDPLVKPVSSVGTAGLEVLETIRLIKAQYPKVHFMCGLSNISFGLPNRKYLNRLFVSQTMAMGMDGYILNPTDKGIMNVVYASKALLGIDEYCLEYLAAYRQGIYEQ, from the coding sequence TTGATAATCGTAGGCGAATTAATTAATACCAGCCGCAAGGCTGTCAGCGAAGCAGTAGATAACAGGGATGCACGATACATTCAACAGGTTGCCGGGGAACAGGCGGCAGCAGGGGCGAACTATATTGACGTCAATTGCGGCAACAAGGTATCTAATGAAGTGGAAATCATGGAATGGCTGGTGAATACCATTCAGGCAGCGGTTGAAGTTCCCCTGTGCATCGACAGCCCCAATCCGGCAGCGCTGGACATCGGTCTTAAGCTGGCCAAATACGGAACGCCGATGATCAATTCCATAACGGATGAAGCGGAACGGTTTAATGCCGTTATACCGCTGGTGCAAAAGTATGAGGCTAAAATAGTGGCTCTGTGCATGGGCGACGGCCGTATGCCGGAGACCGCAGCGGAGCGCATGCTGGTGGTGCAAAGCCTGTATGACAAACTTACTTCAGCCGGCGTTAGGGACGAAGACATTTATTTTGACCCGTTAGTCAAACCGGTGAGCAGCGTGGGTACAGCCGGTCTGGAAGTGCTGGAAACGATCCGGCTGATTAAGGCGCAGTATCCCAAAGTGCATTTTATGTGCGGCCTGAGCAATATTTCCTTCGGCTTGCCCAACCGCAAATATTTGAATCGGTTGTTCGTATCCCAGACTATGGCTATGGGGATGGACGGCTATATTCTCAATCCGACAGACAAGGGCATCATGAATGTTGTCTATGCATCTAAAGCGCTTTTAGGAATCGATGAATATTGCCTGGAATATTTAGCAGCCTACCGTCAGGGAATTTACGAACAGTAA